In Alkalihalobacillus sp. TS-13, the following are encoded in one genomic region:
- a CDS encoding acyl-CoA dehydrogenase, giving the protein MNLRFTEEQEMMRKMVRDFAEAEIRPILEEMDEKDEFPRAVIDKMGELGLMGIPIPEEYGGAGMDFTSYIIAINELSRVSATVGVILSVHTSVGTNPIYYFGTEEQKKKYVPKLAGGQYLGAFGLTEPSAGSDAGGLKTRAVRDGDHYILNGSKVFITNTGEADVYIVFASTDPGEGSRGIAAFIVEKDTPGFEVGKKEKKMGLNGSNTSQLIFEDCRIPVENRLGEEGMGFKIAMANLDIGRIGIAAQALGIAEAALEYSTVYAKERQQFGKPIGLQQGVGFKLADMATHVEGAKLMTYKAANLKSLGKPCGKDASMAKLFASTIATKAAIEAVQVHGGYGYTKEYPVERLFRDAKVCEIYEGTSEIQRLVISKHLMNS; this is encoded by the coding sequence ATGAATCTTCGTTTTACGGAAGAACAAGAGATGATGCGTAAGATGGTCCGCGATTTTGCTGAAGCGGAAATCCGCCCTATTTTAGAGGAGATGGATGAAAAGGACGAATTCCCAAGAGCAGTCATTGATAAAATGGGTGAGCTCGGGTTGATGGGCATTCCGATTCCTGAAGAATACGGTGGGGCAGGGATGGATTTTACATCCTATATCATCGCGATCAATGAACTTTCAAGGGTCAGTGCAACAGTCGGCGTCATTTTATCGGTGCATACATCTGTAGGGACGAATCCGATCTATTACTTCGGAACTGAAGAACAGAAGAAAAAATATGTGCCGAAGCTCGCGGGTGGCCAATATCTTGGGGCATTCGGGCTGACAGAACCGAGCGCTGGGTCCGATGCAGGCGGATTGAAGACAAGGGCTGTCCGAGATGGAGATCATTACATTCTGAACGGATCGAAGGTTTTCATCACGAACACTGGAGAAGCGGATGTCTATATCGTTTTTGCATCGACGGATCCTGGTGAAGGAAGCCGTGGTATTGCAGCTTTTATCGTTGAAAAAGATACACCAGGCTTTGAAGTCGGTAAGAAAGAGAAAAAGATGGGGCTGAACGGTTCGAACACAAGTCAGCTTATCTTCGAAGATTGCCGGATCCCGGTGGAAAACCGTCTTGGTGAAGAAGGAATGGGCTTTAAAATCGCGATGGCGAACCTTGATATCGGTCGGATCGGAATCGCTGCTCAGGCACTGGGAATCGCTGAAGCGGCTCTTGAGTACTCCACCGTCTATGCAAAAGAACGTCAGCAGTTTGGTAAGCCGATTGGCTTGCAGCAAGGCGTCGGATTTAAACTTGCTGACATGGCAACCCACGTTGAAGGTGCAAAACTAATGACCTATAAAGCTGCGAATCTGAAATCACTCGGCAAACCTTGCGGAAAGGATGCCTCCATGGCGAAGCTCTTCGCCTCAACCATTGCGACCAAAGCGGCGATTGAAGCAGTCCAAGTACACGGCGGTTATGGCTATACGAAGGAATACCCTGTCGAGCGTCTCTTCCGCGATGCGAAAGTCTGTGAAATCTATGAAGGCACGAGTGAGATACAGAGATTGGTGATCAGCAAGCATTTGATGAACAGCTGA
- a CDS encoding acyl-CoA dehydrogenase — MQFQLSEEHEMLRKMVRDFAKNEVEPTAAERDEEERFDRSLFDQMAELGLTGIPWPEEYGGIGSDYMSYVIAVEELSRVCASTGVTLSAHTSLAGWPVYKFGTEEQKQKFLRPMAEGKKLGAYGLTEPGSGSDAAKMKTTAHLDGDEYVLNGSKIFITNGGDAEIYVVFAVTDAEKKHKGISAFIVEKGTPGFSFGKKEKKLGIRSSPTLEIIFEDCRVPVENRLGEEGEGFKIAMQTLDGGRNGIAAQAVGIAQGALDASTSYAKERQQFGKPIGLQQGIGFKLADMATKVEAARLLTYQAAWRESEGMPYGKESAMSKLFAGDIAMEVTTEAVQVYGGYGYTKDYPVERYMRDAKITQIYEGTNEIQRLVISRMLLAD; from the coding sequence ATGCAATTTCAACTTTCAGAAGAACATGAAATGCTTAGAAAGATGGTCCGTGATTTTGCGAAGAACGAGGTGGAACCGACAGCTGCAGAACGTGACGAGGAAGAACGCTTCGACCGTTCGCTATTTGATCAGATGGCAGAGCTCGGTCTTACAGGTATTCCTTGGCCGGAAGAATACGGCGGAATCGGTTCGGATTACATGAGCTACGTCATTGCGGTAGAAGAATTATCACGTGTCTGTGCGTCGACAGGGGTAACCCTATCTGCACATACGTCACTTGCAGGCTGGCCGGTCTATAAGTTCGGTACAGAAGAGCAGAAGCAGAAATTCCTACGTCCTATGGCTGAAGGGAAAAAGCTTGGTGCATACGGTCTGACTGAACCGGGATCCGGATCTGACGCGGCAAAAATGAAAACGACAGCCCATCTTGATGGCGATGAGTATGTGTTGAACGGCTCAAAAATCTTCATCACGAACGGTGGAGACGCTGAAATTTATGTCGTGTTCGCAGTAACCGATGCTGAGAAGAAGCATAAAGGGATCTCCGCATTCATCGTGGAAAAAGGAACGCCTGGATTCTCATTCGGTAAAAAGGAAAAGAAACTCGGCATCCGTTCATCCCCGACATTGGAGATCATTTTTGAAGATTGCCGTGTACCGGTGGAAAACCGCCTAGGTGAAGAAGGCGAAGGTTTTAAAATCGCGATGCAGACACTGGACGGCGGCCGTAACGGGATTGCAGCACAAGCAGTCGGAATCGCCCAGGGTGCATTGGACGCTTCAACCAGCTACGCGAAAGAGCGCCAGCAGTTCGGTAAGCCAATCGGTTTACAGCAGGGAATCGGGTTTAAATTAGCGGACATGGCAACGAAGGTTGAAGCGGCAAGACTTTTAACCTATCAAGCAGCTTGGAGAGAGAGCGAAGGCATGCCATATGGTAAAGAGTCCGCGATGTCGAAGCTGTTTGCCGGTGATATCGCGATGGAAGTGACGACAGAAGCGGTACAAGTGTATGGTGGTTATGGCTATACAAAGGACTATCCGGTAGAACGTTACATGCGTGATGCGAAAATCACTCAAATCTACGAAGGAACGAACGAAATCCAGCGACTTGTCATTTCGAGAATGCTTTTGGCAGATTGA
- a CDS encoding 3-hydroxybutyryl-CoA dehydrogenase yields MQIKKVMVVGAGQMGAGIAQVFAQADFNVVLHDLKEDIVQKGMAYITKNMNRQVEKERMTREAADAVISRLTLSTDLNNASDVDLVVEAVVENIDIKSKLFSHLDEIAPEHAILATNTSSLPITEIAAATNRPEKVIGMHFMNPVPVMKLVEIIRGLATTDETYKMIEDTTKSLNKVPVEVNDFPGFVSNRVLMPMINEAIYTVYEGVAEPEAIDEVMKLGMNHPMGPLTLADFIGLDTCLYIMETLHEGFGDDKYRPCPLLRKYVKAGWLGKKTGKGFYEYN; encoded by the coding sequence ATGCAAATCAAAAAAGTAATGGTAGTCGGAGCAGGACAGATGGGAGCAGGAATCGCACAGGTTTTCGCTCAAGCGGATTTCAACGTGGTTTTACATGACTTGAAAGAAGATATTGTACAAAAAGGAATGGCTTATATAACGAAGAACATGAACCGACAAGTGGAAAAAGAGCGGATGACGAGAGAAGCGGCGGATGCGGTTATAAGCCGTTTGACACTTTCTACTGATTTGAATAACGCATCGGATGTCGACCTTGTCGTCGAAGCGGTTGTGGAAAATATTGACATCAAAAGCAAGCTCTTCTCGCATCTTGATGAAATCGCTCCCGAACATGCAATTCTTGCGACGAATACATCATCGTTACCGATTACAGAAATCGCAGCGGCGACAAATCGTCCGGAAAAAGTGATTGGAATGCATTTCATGAACCCGGTACCGGTCATGAAGCTTGTTGAGATCATTCGCGGGCTCGCTACAACGGATGAAACATATAAAATGATTGAAGATACGACGAAATCACTCAATAAAGTACCTGTTGAAGTGAATGACTTCCCAGGATTCGTGTCAAACCGTGTCCTGATGCCGATGATCAATGAAGCGATCTACACAGTGTATGAAGGTGTGGCTGAGCCTGAAGCGATTGATGAAGTGATGAAACTTGGTATGAATCACCCAATGGGACCGTTGACACTTGCTGATTTCATCGGCCTGGATACATGTCTGTATATTATGGAAACGCTTCACGAAGGTTTCGGTGACGATAAATACCGCCCATGTCCATTGCTGCGTAAATATGTGAAAGCAGGCTGGCTAGGGAAGAAAACCGGAAAAGGATTTTATGAGTACAACTAG
- the meaB gene encoding methylmalonyl Co-A mutase-associated GTPase MeaB: MHDLAKKIVEKDVRALARGISFLENDHPDKLTILKELHDQGKGAHIIGITGSPGAGKSSLVNRFIQFLRSKNLTIGIVAVDPTSPFSGGALLGDRVRMSEHFTDPGVYIRSMGTRGSLGGLARTTKETVRMMDAYGFDVILVETVGVGQSELDIMKVADTTAVVLNPGSGDVVQVFKAGIMEIADLFIINKADLPGVSKLMTEIEGMLDLVKHDADYRPPIAKTISTQNKGLEDVWELARKHLQYLEESGEGKRKKTCILQDEVLEVVHYELMKKIEQDQLDGDWREQIERREIDPYTAAANILLELNIGKKER, translated from the coding sequence ATGCATGACCTCGCCAAGAAAATAGTTGAAAAAGACGTGAGAGCGTTAGCGAGAGGAATCAGCTTCCTTGAGAACGATCACCCAGATAAACTCACGATTTTAAAAGAATTGCATGATCAGGGCAAAGGCGCTCATATCATCGGAATCACAGGTTCTCCGGGTGCGGGGAAAAGCTCGCTCGTCAATCGCTTCATCCAGTTCTTGAGATCAAAAAATTTGACTATCGGAATCGTCGCTGTCGACCCGACAAGTCCCTTCAGCGGTGGAGCATTGCTTGGGGACCGGGTACGGATGTCGGAGCATTTTACAGATCCAGGGGTGTATATCCGCAGTATGGGGACCCGTGGAAGTCTTGGCGGACTCGCGCGGACCACCAAAGAGACGGTTCGGATGATGGATGCCTATGGCTTTGACGTCATCCTTGTGGAAACGGTCGGAGTCGGCCAATCGGAGCTCGATATCATGAAAGTGGCTGACACGACAGCCGTGGTTTTGAACCCAGGAAGCGGAGATGTGGTACAGGTTTTCAAAGCTGGAATCATGGAGATTGCGGACCTGTTCATCATCAATAAAGCAGACCTTCCGGGAGTATCGAAATTGATGACGGAAATCGAAGGGATGCTCGATCTCGTCAAGCATGACGCGGATTACCGTCCCCCGATCGCCAAAACAATTTCGACACAGAACAAAGGTCTTGAAGACGTCTGGGAGCTTGCCCGAAAGCATTTGCAGTACCTTGAGGAAAGCGGAGAAGGCAAACGTAAAAAGACGTGTATTTTACAAGATGAAGTGCTGGAAGTCGTTCATTATGAACTCATGAAGAAGATAGAGCAGGATCAACTGGATGGAGACTGGAGAGAACAGATCGAACGGAGAGAAATCGATCCTTACACTGCTGCAGCGAACATATTGTTGGAGCTTAACATAGGTAAAAAAGAACGCTAG